The proteins below are encoded in one region of Methanofollis aquaemaris:
- a CDS encoding efflux RND transporter permease subunit: protein MKRFYALLAGAINTRPFAVLGIAAAVFMLALFGLSMVGMETGDDTYIDKSTPRGATLAHYADTYGSDAIMLIFESDDVADPEVLAYIDSLEDDIRNEQYVDQVSGIPDLMKQANGGTMPTSQGEVNAVLARAPPGTLDRYLPSRLMTIVSITIQPGVASSVQEQVLDNVRTVIDISEPPAGISVTVSGSPAFSQEMGEEMGQSMGMLILAAMLLMVLAVTFLFSHVRYRLLPVFIVGTGLLLTFGFMGLAGIPISMTVIGAFPVLIGIGIDYAIQFHSRFDEERRHATIPEAVTATVTRSGPSVLIAMVATSLGFIAMFVSPVPMVADFGVTCTIGVVSCYLAALVIVPVFGTVMKYRPKEGVGKLDDVEACELDWEGCEEEPPHTAGSRGSLIERYNHLLGKSAFWIAKNPVPVLLIFGLVAFGGIYLDQDVPINADEETFVPQDMPALQDMKKVTRTMGATNTVPIIVTGDDVLGMDTLEWIDEFGAYEVRTNEKITGVTSIATLIRQYNNGVLPATESEVGAVLAAVPQETKGRYLNGGMEAVMEFTTVDMELDAARSMIQNVEKDVEWMEAPPGTHARVTGGTEMFASLMDDIAHSKTMMVLAGFVFILAFLLLVYRRVNAVTPIIPIVMIVGWNGAIMYFLGLDYTPMTATLGSMTIGVASEYTILIMERCEEELARGLDIYEAIQTSVQKIGTAVTVSGMTTVFGFSALTLSAFNIISNFGIVTVITVGFSLVGAILVMPAVLSLMYRFTHRRDGGGQQAGVAA, encoded by the coding sequence ATGAAACGATTTTACGCCCTCCTTGCCGGGGCCATCAACACCAGACCGTTCGCCGTGCTCGGGATCGCGGCGGCCGTCTTCATGCTCGCCCTCTTCGGCCTCTCGATGGTGGGCATGGAGACCGGGGACGACACGTACATCGACAAGAGCACTCCAAGAGGCGCGACGCTCGCCCATTACGCCGACACCTACGGTTCCGACGCCATCATGCTCATCTTCGAGAGCGACGACGTCGCCGACCCCGAGGTGCTCGCCTACATCGACAGTCTCGAAGACGACATCAGGAACGAGCAGTACGTCGATCAGGTCTCGGGCATACCCGACCTGATGAAACAGGCGAACGGCGGCACCATGCCCACCTCACAGGGCGAGGTGAACGCCGTCCTGGCCCGGGCACCGCCCGGCACCCTCGACCGTTACCTCCCCTCCAGACTCATGACCATCGTCAGCATCACCATCCAGCCCGGTGTTGCAAGCAGTGTCCAGGAGCAGGTGCTCGACAATGTCAGGACGGTCATCGACATCTCCGAACCGCCGGCCGGGATCTCGGTCACGGTCTCGGGGAGTCCGGCGTTCTCGCAGGAGATGGGAGAGGAGATGGGACAGTCGATGGGCATGCTCATCCTGGCGGCGATGCTCCTGATGGTCCTTGCCGTGACATTCCTCTTCTCCCATGTGCGTTACCGTCTCCTCCCGGTCTTCATCGTGGGGACCGGCCTGCTCCTCACCTTCGGGTTCATGGGGCTCGCAGGTATCCCGATCAGCATGACGGTCATCGGCGCCTTCCCGGTGCTCATCGGGATCGGGATCGACTATGCGATCCAGTTCCATTCCAGGTTCGACGAGGAGCGGAGGCACGCCACCATCCCCGAAGCGGTGACGGCGACGGTCACCAGGTCGGGGCCGTCGGTGCTCATCGCCATGGTGGCGACGTCGCTCGGGTTCATCGCCATGTTCGTCTCACCGGTTCCGATGGTCGCGGACTTCGGGGTCACCTGCACCATCGGCGTCGTCTCCTGTTATCTTGCGGCGCTCGTGATCGTCCCGGTCTTCGGGACCGTCATGAAATACCGGCCGAAAGAGGGGGTCGGAAAACTCGATGATGTGGAGGCCTGCGAACTTGACTGGGAGGGGTGCGAGGAGGAACCTCCGCACACCGCAGGTTCGCGCGGCTCGCTCATCGAGCGTTACAACCATCTCCTCGGGAAGAGCGCGTTCTGGATCGCGAAAAACCCGGTTCCGGTCCTCCTGATCTTCGGGCTCGTCGCCTTTGGCGGGATCTATCTGGACCAGGATGTCCCGATCAATGCCGACGAGGAGACTTTTGTCCCGCAGGACATGCCCGCACTCCAGGACATGAAGAAAGTGACCAGGACGATGGGGGCGACGAACACGGTCCCGATCATCGTAACCGGCGACGATGTGCTCGGCATGGATACTCTCGAATGGATCGACGAGTTCGGGGCGTACGAGGTGCGGACCAACGAGAAGATCACCGGCGTCACGAGCATCGCCACCCTGATCCGGCAGTACAACAACGGCGTCCTCCCGGCGACCGAGAGCGAGGTCGGGGCGGTGCTTGCCGCGGTTCCCCAGGAGACGAAGGGGCGGTACCTCAACGGCGGGATGGAAGCGGTGATGGAGTTCACCACCGTCGACATGGAACTGGACGCGGCAAGGTCGATGATCCAGAACGTGGAGAAGGATGTCGAGTGGATGGAGGCCCCGCCGGGGACGCATGCCAGGGTGACCGGCGGCACTGAGATGTTCGCCTCGCTCATGGACGATATCGCTCACTCGAAGACGATGATGGTCCTCGCAGGGTTTGTCTTCATCCTCGCCTTCCTCCTCCTGGTGTACCGGAGAGTAAACGCCGTCACCCCCATCATCCCGATCGTCATGATCGTCGGGTGGAACGGGGCGATCATGTACTTCCTCGGCCTCGACTACACCCCGATGACCGCCACCCTCGGGTCCATGACCATCGGGGTGGCCTCGGAGTACACGATCCTGATCATGGAGCGGTGCGAGGAGGAACTTGCCAGGGGTCTCGACATTTACGAGGCGATCCAGACGAGCGTCCAGAAGATCGGGACGGCCGTCACGGTCTCGGGGATGACCACGGTCTTCGGGTTCTCGGCGCTGACGCTCTCGGCCTTCAACATCATCTCGAACTTCGGGATCGTGACGGTGATCACCGTCGGGTTCTCGCTGGTGGGAGCGATCCTGGTCATGCCGGCGGTTCTCTCGTTGATGTACCGCTTCACCCACCGCCGGGACGGTGGGGGGCAGCAGGCGGGAGTGGCGGCGTAG
- the infB gene encoding translation initiation factor IF-2, whose amino-acid sequence MGKKKKKESQKSEGPAIRTPIVCVLGHVDHGKTSLLDWIRGSSVTAGEAGAITQHIGATIVPLDAIQKMSGTFEKLHFNVPGLLFIDTPGHHAFTTLRARGGALADMAILVVDINEGFQPQTIEALEILRTYRTPFVVAATKIDRIHGWRVNENAPFRKTFETQGDRVKMDLENKTYELIGTLSEKGFNCERFDRVSDFAKNIAIVPVSGVTGEGVPDLLLMLIGLAQRYMTEALEVSVEGPGAGTVLEVKEERGLGMTLDVILYDGTLSVGDEVAIATSDGVVNTKIRSLLKPRPMSEILVEEKFERVKSVTAASGIKVAAPKLENVIAGSPLRAIPGPEEIDAINEEVRREVEEIHVDLSEEGIFIKADTIGALEALAKELEGHGIKIMKAEVGPVSRHDLIEVETIKEPLNAVLLAFNTPLLPDAVDILKHPTCKISVFVGDVIYKLIDDYTEWVKEQKRKIEAQRFEQIILPAKITILEGCIFRQSNPAVVGIRVLGGKLRSGVKLMRRDGKAIGQIKTIQVAQENVPVADAGAEVAVSIEGVTVGRQINEKDDLYAYIPENHVKVLETEMISTLNPGMREVLEEYTTIRRKDNPFWGK is encoded by the coding sequence ATGGGGAAAAAGAAAAAAAAGGAATCACAGAAGAGCGAAGGACCCGCGATCAGGACACCGATCGTCTGCGTCCTCGGACATGTCGACCATGGCAAGACCTCACTCCTCGACTGGATCAGGGGCTCCTCGGTGACCGCCGGCGAGGCCGGGGCGATCACCCAGCACATCGGAGCGACGATCGTCCCCCTCGATGCCATCCAGAAGATGAGCGGCACGTTTGAAAAACTGCATTTCAATGTCCCCGGCCTGCTCTTCATCGACACCCCCGGCCACCACGCCTTCACGACGCTCCGCGCCCGGGGCGGCGCCCTCGCCGACATGGCCATCCTGGTCGTGGACATCAACGAAGGTTTCCAGCCGCAGACCATCGAGGCCCTTGAGATCCTCAGGACCTACCGCACCCCCTTCGTCGTGGCCGCCACCAAGATCGACCGGATCCACGGATGGCGGGTGAACGAGAACGCACCCTTCAGAAAGACCTTCGAGACCCAGGGCGACCGCGTGAAGATGGACCTGGAGAACAAGACCTACGAGTTGATCGGCACCCTCTCCGAGAAGGGCTTCAACTGTGAACGCTTCGACCGGGTCTCTGACTTCGCCAAAAACATCGCCATCGTCCCGGTCTCGGGAGTCACCGGAGAAGGCGTGCCCGACCTGCTCCTCATGCTCATCGGCCTTGCCCAGCGGTACATGACCGAAGCGCTCGAAGTCTCGGTCGAAGGCCCCGGCGCGGGGACCGTCCTCGAGGTGAAGGAGGAGCGCGGCCTCGGGATGACCCTCGACGTCATCCTGTACGACGGCACCCTCTCGGTAGGAGACGAGGTCGCCATCGCCACCTCAGACGGCGTGGTCAACACCAAGATCCGTTCCCTTCTCAAGCCACGGCCCATGTCGGAGATCCTGGTCGAGGAGAAGTTCGAGCGGGTGAAATCGGTCACCGCCGCCTCAGGGATCAAGGTCGCCGCACCCAAACTCGAAAACGTCATCGCGGGATCGCCGCTGCGGGCCATCCCCGGTCCCGAGGAGATCGACGCCATCAACGAGGAGGTACGCCGGGAGGTCGAGGAGATCCATGTAGACCTCTCAGAGGAAGGGATCTTCATCAAGGCCGACACCATCGGAGCCCTCGAAGCCCTTGCCAAAGAACTCGAAGGGCACGGGATAAAGATCATGAAGGCCGAGGTCGGGCCGGTGAGCAGACACGATCTCATCGAGGTCGAGACGATCAAAGAACCTTTAAACGCTGTCCTCCTCGCCTTCAACACCCCCCTTCTCCCGGATGCCGTCGACATCCTCAAGCACCCGACCTGCAAGATCTCGGTCTTCGTCGGCGATGTCATCTATAAACTCATCGACGATTACACCGAGTGGGTCAAGGAACAGAAACGCAAGATCGAAGCCCAGCGTTTCGAGCAGATCATCCTGCCGGCCAAGATCACCATCCTCGAAGGGTGCATCTTCAGACAGAGCAACCCGGCCGTGGTCGGGATCAGAGTGCTCGGCGGGAAACTGAGGAGCGGAGTGAAGTTGATGCGCAGGGACGGCAAAGCGATCGGTCAGATCAAGACCATCCAGGTCGCGCAGGAGAATGTCCCTGTGGCAGATGCCGGAGCCGAGGTCGCAGTCTCGATCGAAGGCGTAACCGTCGGACGCCAGATCAATGAGAAAGACGATCTCTATGCATACATCCCGGAAAATCATGTCAAAGTCCTGGAAACCGAGATGATCTCGACCCTGAACCCGGGGATGCGCGAGGTGCTCGAAGAGTACACCACGATCAGAAGGAAGGACAATCCCTTCTGGGGCAAGTAG
- a CDS encoding 30S ribosomal protein S6e produces the protein MVDFKVVVSDRKAGRAYNIEASGAAASGFVGKKIGDEVDGTPLGLAGYTLQISGGSDKTGIAARKDLPGAGRRRILLSDGFGFHPELDGERRRKTVRGNEVTQDFVQINTVVSAYGAQTLEEIFGKSEEETAAE, from the coding sequence ATGGTCGATTTCAAAGTTGTCGTTTCAGACAGAAAGGCGGGCCGCGCCTACAATATTGAGGCCAGCGGGGCAGCTGCCTCCGGATTTGTCGGGAAGAAGATCGGCGACGAGGTAGACGGCACGCCTCTCGGGCTTGCGGGTTACACGCTCCAGATCTCCGGCGGCTCTGACAAGACCGGGATCGCAGCCAGAAAAGATCTTCCGGGCGCAGGCCGCAGGCGGATCCTCCTCTCGGATGGCTTCGGGTTCCACCCTGAACTCGATGGCGAGCGGCGCAGGAAGACGGTCAGGGGCAACGAAGTCACGCAGGACTTCGTCCAGATCAACACCGTCGTCTCGGCATACGGGGCTCAGACTCTCGAAGAGATCTTCGGGAAGTCTGAGGAAGAAACGGCTGCAGAGTAA
- a CDS encoding DUF2240 family protein, with product MSLQVTVAAPFKQMHKGEMERSQFVFFLALDRKWMNVDQANAVLRLAEEAGMVKVGEGIVSPLFDVSAVAIPLGFRPGPEVFDAPDPCHDLVERIAAAVEREPGEVVAEMNQVIDEEFDGKLRAGAAAVLLARRYGVEWNDLLPEIRKGVTGKK from the coding sequence GTGAGTCTCCAGGTCACGGTCGCGGCCCCCTTCAAGCAGATGCACAAAGGGGAGATGGAACGGAGCCAGTTTGTCTTTTTCCTTGCCCTGGATCGGAAATGGATGAACGTCGACCAGGCCAATGCCGTCCTCCGTCTGGCAGAGGAGGCCGGGATGGTGAAGGTGGGGGAAGGTATCGTCTCGCCGCTCTTTGATGTCTCGGCCGTTGCGATACCGCTGGGTTTCAGGCCCGGTCCCGAAGTCTTCGATGCCCCTGATCCCTGCCATGATCTCGTCGAACGGATCGCTGCGGCTGTGGAGCGCGAACCCGGTGAGGTGGTTGCGGAGATGAACCAGGTGATCGACGAGGAGTTCGACGGCAAACTCCGGGCCGGCGCCGCGGCGGTTCTGCTTGCCCGGCGCTATGGTGTGGAGTGGAATGATCTCCTGCCTGAGATTCGAAAAGGAGTCACAGGAAAGAAGTGA
- a CDS encoding DsrE family protein, whose product MKRVQALVHLTEVGKGEAVMRNVEHLLEEFGNEVTAEVVANGDGVKALLITGPHGEQVRALAEVGVRFAICAHSTRAQGFTREDFPRVVAVVPSGVGEIVRRENEGFAYIRP is encoded by the coding sequence GTGAAGAGAGTTCAGGCTCTGGTCCACCTTACCGAGGTCGGCAAGGGAGAGGCCGTGATGCGAAATGTCGAACATCTCCTCGAAGAGTTCGGGAACGAAGTAACCGCCGAAGTCGTGGCAAACGGGGACGGGGTGAAGGCGCTGCTCATCACCGGGCCACACGGGGAGCAGGTCCGGGCCCTCGCCGAAGTGGGGGTGCGCTTTGCGATCTGTGCCCACAGCACACGAGCCCAGGGCTTCACGCGTGAGGACTTCCCGAGAGTCGTGGCAGTCGTGCCCTCCGGTGTCGGTGAGATCGTCAGGAGAGAGAACGAGGGGTTTGCGTACATCAGGCCGTGA
- a CDS encoding 30S ribosomal protein S8e, whose product MQWQGRSVRRLTGGRNHPAVGRRRYQRGRAPAETHIGENRNRNVRVHGGETKVRALRANFASVSNPASGETKKVAIQNVEENPADINYVRRNLLTKGAIIRTEIGRARIMSRPGQDGVVNAVLIE is encoded by the coding sequence ATACAGTGGCAAGGTAGATCTGTCCGGCGTCTCACCGGTGGGAGAAACCACCCGGCAGTCGGTAGGCGGCGGTACCAGCGCGGTCGGGCTCCGGCTGAAACCCACATCGGGGAGAACAGAAACCGCAACGTCAGGGTTCACGGTGGCGAGACAAAGGTCCGGGCACTCCGTGCCAACTTTGCGTCCGTCTCGAACCCCGCGTCCGGTGAAACAAAGAAAGTCGCTATCCAGAACGTGGAAGAGAACCCGGCAGATATCAACTACGTCCGTCGGAACCTTCTCACGAAGGGTGCGATCATCAGAACTGAAATCGGGCGGGCCCGTATCATGAGCCGCCCCGGTCAGGATGGCGTTGTCAACGCCGTGCTGATCGAGTAA
- the hypB gene encoding hydrogenase nickel incorporation protein HypB has translation MHHIDVQIEKDVYAANDRLAAANAAHLKEHGVRAFDLLGAIGSGKTSLIERLSPLLKERGLNAGAIAGDVYGDDDFKRIVALDIPAVNANTGTECHLDAHLVEHAIDHLALDDIDVLFIENVGNMVCPTDFALGAEKRIVVVSSTEGDDVVNKHPMMFRGCSIGVINKVDLAPLVGCDLDRMEADMRRYNPEMQIFRTNMKTGEGMAALLDAVLK, from the coding sequence ATGCATCACATTGACGTCCAGATCGAGAAGGATGTGTATGCGGCAAACGACCGGCTCGCCGCCGCCAATGCCGCCCACCTCAAGGAACACGGAGTCCGGGCCTTCGACCTCCTCGGTGCGATCGGGTCGGGCAAGACCTCGCTGATCGAACGCCTCTCCCCCCTCCTGAAAGAGCGTGGTCTGAACGCGGGTGCGATCGCCGGCGACGTCTACGGCGACGACGACTTCAAGCGGATCGTCGCTCTCGACATCCCCGCCGTCAACGCCAACACCGGCACCGAGTGCCATCTGGACGCCCACCTCGTGGAGCATGCCATCGACCACCTCGCCCTCGACGACATCGATGTACTCTTCATCGAGAACGTGGGCAACATGGTCTGCCCCACCGACTTCGCCCTCGGCGCCGAGAAGCGGATCGTGGTCGTCTCCTCGACCGAGGGCGACGACGTCGTGAACAAGCACCCGATGATGTTCCGGGGCTGCTCCATCGGGGTGATCAACAAAGTCGACCTCGCACCCCTGGTCGGCTGCGACCTCGACCGTATGGAGGCCGACATGCGGCGATACAACCCTGAGATGCAGATCTTTCGGACAAACATGAAGACCGGCGAAGGGATGGCGGCGCTCCTGGATGCCGTTCTGAAGTGA
- a CDS encoding signal recognition particle subunit SRP19/SEC65 family protein, producing the protein MERVCVLYPCYFHAGLRRAEGRRVPMALAVKGPSLADLNAALKKCGCTFRTEEKHHPAHWYKREGRVVVEYEGPKNELIRKVARALEVKG; encoded by the coding sequence ATGGAACGTGTCTGCGTCCTCTATCCCTGCTATTTTCATGCCGGTCTGAGACGGGCCGAAGGACGACGTGTCCCGATGGCTCTCGCCGTCAAGGGACCGAGCCTCGCCGACCTCAATGCCGCCCTCAAAAAGTGCGGCTGCACCTTCAGGACCGAGGAGAAACACCACCCCGCCCACTGGTACAAGCGCGAGGGGCGGGTCGTCGTCGAATATGAAGGGCCCAAGAACGAGTTGATCCGGAAGGTGGCGCGGGCCCTCGAGGTGAAGGGATGA
- a CDS encoding histidinol phosphate phosphatase domain-containing protein has product MSGLYDLHTHTTLSDGELLPIELVRRLSVLGFEVVGIADHVDCSNIRQVVETTACLRESAARYGVKLLCGVEITHVPPEEIAGLAALAKDRGADLVVVHGETTVEPVAPGTNHAACVCPNVDVLGHPGFITPEDARLAAENGIALEITARAGHNRTNGYVAAIAREAGCMTVVDSDAHAPSDLMTAEERMAVARGAGLTEDECRRSASINILSDLLGM; this is encoded by the coding sequence ATGAGCGGGCTGTACGACCTGCACACCCACACCACGCTCAGCGACGGCGAACTCCTGCCGATCGAACTGGTACGAAGGCTCTCGGTCCTCGGCTTCGAGGTCGTCGGGATCGCCGATCATGTCGACTGCTCGAATATCAGACAGGTCGTCGAGACGACGGCATGTCTCAGGGAGAGCGCCGCGCGCTATGGGGTGAAACTCCTCTGCGGGGTGGAGATCACCCATGTCCCGCCCGAGGAAATCGCCGGGCTCGCCGCCCTTGCGAAAGATCGGGGTGCGGACCTGGTGGTGGTCCACGGTGAGACGACGGTCGAGCCGGTGGCGCCGGGGACGAACCATGCCGCCTGTGTATGCCCTAACGTCGATGTCCTCGGTCATCCGGGATTCATCACCCCCGAAGATGCACGGCTTGCCGCAGAGAACGGGATCGCACTGGAGATCACGGCGCGGGCCGGGCACAACCGGACGAACGGGTATGTGGCGGCGATCGCCAGGGAGGCCGGGTGCATGACAGTCGTGGACTCGGATGCCCATGCGCCCTCCGACCTGATGACTGCAGAGGAGAGAATGGCTGTTGCTCGCGGCGCGGGGCTAACAGAGGACGAGTGCCGGAGATCAGCATCTATAAATATTCTTTCGGATTTACTCGGGATGTAA
- a CDS encoding transcription initiation factor IIB has translation MAEIEKLKMLQSEREALKKRVRTPVREKEVKREATSETVCPECGSRQLVHDYERAELVCKNCGLVLDEEFIDRGPEWRAFDHDQRVKRSRVGAPMTFTIHDKGLSTMIDWRNRDSYGRAISSKNRAQLYRLRKWQRRIRVSNATERNLAFALSELDRMASALGLPRNVRETAAVIYRDAVDKNLIRGRSIEGVAAAALYAACRQCSVPRTLDEIAEVSRVSRKEIGRTYRFISRELGLKLLPTSPIDYVPRFCSGLSLKGEVQSRAVEILRQAGERELTSGRGPTGVAAAAIYISSILSGERRTQREVAEVAGVTEVTIRNRYKELAEKLDIEIIL, from the coding sequence ATGGCAGAAATCGAAAAACTAAAGATGCTTCAGAGTGAGCGCGAGGCCCTCAAGAAGAGGGTCCGCACCCCGGTCAGAGAGAAAGAGGTCAAGCGAGAGGCAACGAGCGAGACGGTCTGCCCGGAGTGCGGCAGCCGCCAACTTGTCCACGATTACGAGCGGGCCGAACTGGTCTGCAAGAACTGCGGGCTGGTCCTCGACGAGGAGTTCATCGACCGCGGTCCGGAGTGGCGGGCCTTCGACCACGACCAGCGGGTGAAGCGGTCCCGTGTCGGTGCGCCGATGACCTTCACGATCCACGACAAGGGTCTCTCGACGATGATCGACTGGAGGAACCGCGACTCGTACGGCCGGGCGATCTCCTCGAAGAACAGAGCACAGTTGTACCGTCTGCGTAAGTGGCAGCGGCGGATCAGGGTCTCGAACGCCACCGAGCGCAACCTCGCCTTCGCGCTCTCCGAACTGGACCGGATGGCCTCGGCACTCGGTCTGCCCAGGAACGTGCGCGAGACGGCGGCGGTCATCTACCGCGACGCGGTGGACAAGAACCTCATCAGGGGCCGTTCGATTGAAGGCGTGGCTGCGGCCGCGCTCTATGCGGCGTGCCGGCAGTGCTCGGTCCCGAGGACGCTCGACGAGATCGCCGAGGTGTCCAGGGTATCGAGGAAAGAGATCGGGCGGACGTACCGGTTCATCTCCCGCGAACTGGGACTCAAACTCCTGCCGACCTCACCCATCGACTATGTGCCGCGGTTCTGCTCGGGGCTCTCCCTGAAGGGCGAGGTGCAGAGCCGTGCGGTCGAGATCCTGCGGCAGGCAGGCGAGCGCGAACTGACGAGCGGCCGCGGGCCGACCGGTGTCGCGGCGGCGGCGATCTATATCTCCTCCATCCTCTCCGGGGAACGGCGCACCCAGCGCGAGGTCGCCGAGGTGGCGGGCGTCACCGAGGTGACGATCCGGAACCGGTACAAGGAACTGGCGGAGAAGCTGGATATCGAGATCATTCTCTGA